The Impatiens glandulifera chromosome 8, dImpGla2.1, whole genome shotgun sequence genome includes a window with the following:
- the LOC124911120 gene encoding UDP glycosyltransferase 9-like, with amino-acid sequence MEAEKTVYKVHVLLFPSFGHGHINPMIQLSKLLAFKGLKVTIAALLSTVNSVAEETETETDSSIKFVSIFDDCDPENGLKGPGGFKGFSTRFESMAMKNLTKLITQFQESNDPVKCLFYDANLPQALDVAKEIGIFTAAFFTQSCAAIASYYPMQYDVKLSLPAFSMPGLPEIRLPNLPSFGSSTTNHSPILIHIFKQFSNLGNADWVLFNSFDKLEEQVLKWMLNIWPVRAIGPSISSADLYKSSSSGEAKEDCIKWLDTREPASVVYVAFGSNASLSSNQMIEMANALKQCNKSFLWVVKSNEETGLPLDFINKTSQKGMVVNWCPQLKVLAHKAVGCFVTHCGWNSTLEAITFGIPMVAMPQFLDQITNAYFVEEKWGIGVQPLVDDNHVSSCNEIVRCIREVSSGEIHRNALAWKASAKEAFQENGSSNKHMDDIIRFIS; translated from the exons ATGGAAGCAGAAAAGACTGTTTATAAAGTTCATGTGTTATTATTTCCATCGTTTGGACATGGCCATATCAATCCAATGATTCAACTCTCCAAGCTTTTGGCATTCAAAGGCCTGAAAGTCACCATCGCTGCATTACTCTCCACCGTTAATTCAGTCGCAGAAGAAACTGAAACCGAAACCGATTCATCCATTAAATTTGTATCGATTTTCGATGACTGCGATCCTGAAAACGGTCTTAAAGGTCCTGGTGGTTTCAAGGGTTTTAGCACTAGGTTTGAATCGATGGCTATGAAGAACTTGACTAAACTTATCACACAATTTCAGGAATCTAATGATCCTGTTAAGTGTTTGTTTTATGATGCTAATTTACCACAAGCCTTAGATGTCGCAAAAGAGATAGGAATATTTACGGCTGCGTTCTTCACTCAGTCGTGTGCAGCCATCGCTAGTTACTACCCTATGCAATATGATGTGAAGCTGTCATTACCCGCATTCTCAATGCCTGGTTTGCCGGAGATTCGCCTCCCGAATTTGCCTTCGTTTGGTTCAAGCACGACAAATCATTCGCCAATCTTAATCCACATATTTAAGCAATTCAGCAATCTTGGAAATGCTGATTGGGTTCTCTTCAATTCATTTGATAAGTTGGAAGAACAG GTGCTGAAATGGATGTTGAATATCTGGCCTGTCCGGGCTATTGGTCCATCGATCTCATCTGCCGATCTATACAAAAGCAGCAGCAGCGGCGAAGCTAAAGAAGATTGCATTAAGTGGCTCGACACTAGAGAACCTGCCTCGGTTGTGTATGTAGCGTTTGGAAGCAACGCAAGTTTGAGTTCGAACCAAATGATCGAAATGGCAAACGCCCTAAAACAATGCAACAAAAGTTTCCTATGGGTTGTCAAGTCAAACGAAGAAACCGGGCTTCCTCTAGATTTCATAAACAAGACTTCGCAAAAGGGTATGGTGGTAAATTGGTGTCCACAGTTGAAAGTGTTGGCACATAAAGCGGTAGGGTGTTTCGTAACGCATTGTGGATGGAATTCGACTCTAGAAGCGATAACGTTTGGGATTCCTATGGTGGCAATGCCACAATTTTTGGATCAAATTACAAACGCATATTTTGTCGAGGAAAAGTGGGGTATCGGAGTTCAACCCTTAGTTGACGATAACCACGTTTCGTCTTGTAATGAAATTGTTCGATGTATTAGAGAAGTTTCGAGCGGAGAGATTCATAGGAACGCATTAGCGTGGAAGGCATCCGCGAAGGAGGCGTTCCAGGAAAACGGGAGTTCAAACAAGCATATGGATGATATTATACGTTTCATTTCatga
- the LOC124911119 gene encoding glutamate receptor 3.3-like isoform X1, which translates to MNTVWILLLFSLQLADSTLGLLNMNVPSRPDVVNVGAVFTFDSSIGRVAKLAIQEAVNDVNSDSSLLPETKLVVHMQNSNCSGFQGLLGALKFMETEVVAVIGPQSSVVAHMISHIANELQRPLLSFAATDPTLSSLQFPFFLRTTQSDFHQMAAIADIVDYYGWRQVVAIFIDDDFGRNGISALDDSLAAKRCKISSKIGIPPGSGLNRNNVMDFLVRIQLSESRIIVVHVHPNMGFLIFSVAHYLQMMNDGYVWIATDWLSSVLDTLSIVTPSESYDTMQGVLVLRQYTPDSDRKKAFLSRWSNLTGGSLGLNSYGLYAYDTVWLVARAVNLFLNRGGVISFKKDPNLRFGGGNLGLNAMRVFNGGSLLMNCILESNFTGLSGQVEFGPDRSLIRPAFDVINVIGNGVRRVGYWSYHSGLSTQPPEMIYTNENNNSNSEHKLFSVIWPGQTTEKPRGWVFPNNGKLLRIGVPRRVSYREFVSQVHGTDKFKGFCIEVFQAALNLLPYPVPYEFIPFGDGKENPSYQELVNLVATGHFDAAVGDIAIVTNRTKIVDFTQPYASSGLVVTTSFKKLNSGAWAFLQPFSPLMWAVTASFFLLIGVVIWILEHRLNDEFRGTPTEQFITIVWFSLSTLFFAHRESTVSTLGRAVLLIWLFVVLIINSSYTAGLTSILTVQHLSSPIKGIEDLKRSNDRIGYQVGSFAQHYLIDELGIPKSRLIELGKPEDYVRALQLGPKKEGGVIAVVDERPYVDLFLSTHCKFRVVGHEFTKSGWGFAFPRESTLAIDVSTAILTLSENGDLQRIRDKWLPKSSCSSDGTELESDELHLSSFVGLFLICLISCLSALVVYALQLFSRYRRFTREEESLEDGPNVVARSRCFQTLLTLMDKKKSTPDRKRGEPSSQSEVS; encoded by the exons ATGAACACGGTTTGGATTCTCCTCTTGTTTTCACTCCAACTAGCGGATTCCACACTAGGATTGTTGAATATGAATGTTCCTTCAAGGCCTGATGTAGTAAACGTTGGTGCTGTTTTCACTTTCGATTCCTCAATCGGAAGAGTTGCAAAGTTAGCTATTCAGGAAGCTGTTAACGATGTCAATTCAGATTCATCTCTTCTTCCAGAAACCAAACTCGTCGTTCATATGCAGAACTCCAATTGCAGCGGATTTCAAGGTTTACTTGGAG CATTGAAGTTTATGGAGACTGAAGTTGTTGCAGTTATTGGTCCACAATCATCTGTAGTTGCTCATATGATATCCCACATTGCTAATGAACTTCAACGTCCTCTTCTGTCATTTGCTGCAACGGATCCAACTCTATCATCTCTTCAGTTCCCTTTCTTCCTTAGAACAACCCAATCTGATTTTCATCAGATGGCTGCGATTGCAGATATTGTTGATTACTATGGCTGGAGACAGGTTGTAGCCATCTTCATAGATGATGATTTTGGAAGAAATGGTATATCTGCTTTGGATGATTCCTTAGCGGCTAAACGTtgtaagatctcttccaagatTGGTATTCCTCCTGGATCTGGATTGAATCGAAACAATGTTATGGATTTTCTAGTTCGAATTCAGTTATCGGAATCACGAATCATTGTAGTTCATGTTCATCCTAATATGGGTTTTTTGATATTCTCTGTTGCACATTATCTTCAAATGATGAATGATGGGTATGTTTGGATTGCTACTGATTGGCTTTCTTCGGTTCTTGATACCCTTTCGATTGTTACTCCTTCCGAGTCATATGATACGATGCAGGGTGTTCTTGTTTTACGTCAATATACTCCTGATTCGGATAGAAAGAAGGCTTTTTTATCGAGATGGAGCAATTTGACTGGCGGTTCTTTAGGGCTTAATTCTTATGGACTTTACGCTTATGATACGGTTTGGCTTGTGGCTCGTGCTGTTAACTTGTTTCTCAATAGGGGTGGCGTTATTTCGTTTAAGAAAGATCCTAATTTAAGGTTTGGAGGAGGAAATCTTGGTCTTAATGCTATGAGGGTTTTTAATGGAGGTTCTCTTTTGATGAATTGTATATTGGAGAGTAATTTTACTGGTTTATCGGGTCAGGTTGAGTTTGGACCGGATAGATCTCTTATTCGGCCTGCATTTGATGTTATTAACGTGATTGGAAACGGGGTTAGACGGGTGGGTTATTGGTCTTATCATTCAGGTTTATCAACTCAACCTCCTGAAATGATTTATACAAATGAGAACAATAATTCGAATTCAGAACATAAGCTTTTCAGTGTAATCTGGCCAGGACAAACCACGGAGAAACCTCGAGGATGGGTTTTTCCGAATAATGGTAAGTTACTGCGTATCGGAGTACCAAGGCGGGTAAGTTATCGAGAATTCGTGTCTCAAGTACACGGAACCGATAAATTTAAGGGATTTTGTATCGAGGTGTTTCAGGCAGCTCTGAATCTTTTGCCTTACCCGGTTCCTTATGAATTCATTCCTTTTGGAGATGGAAAGGAGAACCCGAGCTATCAAGAACTAGTGAATTTGGTGGCAACTGGT CATTTTGATGCTGCTGTTGGGGATATTGCAATTGTTACAAATAGGACGAAGATAGTGGATTTTACACAACCTTATGCTTCGTCTGGGCTGGTTGTGACTACATCGTTTAAGAAACTAAACTCGGGTGCTTGGGCGTTTCTTCAACCATTTTCTCCTTTAATGTGGGCTGTTACCGCTTCCTTCTTCCTTCTAATCGGTGTTGTCATTTGGATTCTCGAGCATAGGTTAAACGATGAGTTTCGAGGCACACCTACAGAACAATTTATCACTATTGTATG GTTTAGTCTATCGACTCTCTTCTTCGCTCATA GAGAGAGCACAGTGAGCACGCTTGGTCGGGCAGTGTTGCTTATTTGGCTTTTCGTTGTTCTTATAATAAACTCGAGTTATACTGCGGGTTTAACATCAATCCTCACGGTACAACACTTGAGTTCCCCGATTAAAGGAATTGAGGATTTGAAAAGAAGTAATGATCGAATTGGGTATCAAGTAGGCTCGTTTGCCCAACATTACTTGATCGATGAACTTGGTATACCAAAATCTAGGCTTATCGAACTTGGAAAACCCGAGGATTACGTGAGAGCATTGCAATTGGGTCCTAAAAAAGAAGGGGGTGTAATTGCTGTTGTCGACGAACGCCCTTACGTTGATCTTTTCTTATCGACTCACTGCAAGTTCAGAGTTGTCGGACATGAATTCACCAAAAGCGGTTGGGGCTTC GCATTTCCTCGAGAATCTACATTGGCTATTGATGTATCGACCGCGATTCTTACATTATCGGAGAACGGCGATCTCCAAAGGATCCGTGACAAGTGGTTGCCGAAGAGTAGTTGTAGCTCAGATGGCACCGAGCTAGAATCCGATGAACTTCACCTTTCAAGCTTTGTTGGTCTGTTTCTTATATGCTTGATCTCTTGTTTATCGGCCTTAGTGGTATACGCCTTGCAGCTATTCAGCCGGTATCGACGTTTTACACGCGAAGAAGAATCTTTGGAAGATGGACCAAATGTTGTTGCTAGGTCAAGATGCTTCCAAACATTGTTAACGTTGATGGATAAAAAGAAGAGTACCCCGGATAGGAAAAGAGGCGAGCCATCGTCACAATCCGAGGTCtcttaa
- the LOC124911119 gene encoding glutamate receptor 3.3-like isoform X2, with translation MNTVWILLLFSLQLADSTLGLLNMNVPSRPDVVNVGAVFTFDSSIGRVAKLAIQEAVNDVNSDSSLLPETKLVVHMQNSNCSGFQGLLGALKFMETEVVAVIGPQSSVVAHMISHIANELQRPLLSFAATDPTLSSLQFPFFLRTTQSDFHQMAAIADIVDYYGWRQVVAIFIDDDFGRNGISALDDSLAAKRCKISSKIGIPPGSGLNRNNVMDFLVRIQLSESRIIVVHVHPNMGFLIFSVAHYLQMMNDGYVWIATDWLSSVLDTLSIVTPSESYDTMQGVLVLRQYTPDSDRKKAFLSRWSNLTGGSLGLNSYGLYAYDTVWLVARAVNLFLNRGGVISFKKDPNLRFGGGNLGLNAMRVFNGGSLLMNCILESNFTGLSGQVEFGPDRSLIRPAFDVINVIGNGVRRVGYWSYHSGLSTQPPEMIYTNENNNSNSEHKLFSVIWPGQTTEKPRGWVFPNNGKLLRIGVPRRVSYREFVSQVHGTDKFKGFCIEVFQAALNLLPYPVPYEFIPFGDGKENPSYQELVNLVATGHFDAAVGDIAIVTNRTKIVDFTQPYASSGLVVTTSFKKLNSGAWAFLQPFSPLMWAVTASFFLLIGVVIWILEHRLNDEFRGTPTEQFITIVWFSLSTLFFAHRESTVSTLGRAVLLIWLFVVLIINSSYTAGLTSILTVQHLSSPIKGIEDLKRSNDRIGYQVGSFAQHYLIDELGIPKSRLIELGKPEDYVRALQLGPKKEGGVIAVVDERPYVDLFLSTHCKFRVVGHEFTKSGWGFVSISSRIYIGY, from the exons ATGAACACGGTTTGGATTCTCCTCTTGTTTTCACTCCAACTAGCGGATTCCACACTAGGATTGTTGAATATGAATGTTCCTTCAAGGCCTGATGTAGTAAACGTTGGTGCTGTTTTCACTTTCGATTCCTCAATCGGAAGAGTTGCAAAGTTAGCTATTCAGGAAGCTGTTAACGATGTCAATTCAGATTCATCTCTTCTTCCAGAAACCAAACTCGTCGTTCATATGCAGAACTCCAATTGCAGCGGATTTCAAGGTTTACTTGGAG CATTGAAGTTTATGGAGACTGAAGTTGTTGCAGTTATTGGTCCACAATCATCTGTAGTTGCTCATATGATATCCCACATTGCTAATGAACTTCAACGTCCTCTTCTGTCATTTGCTGCAACGGATCCAACTCTATCATCTCTTCAGTTCCCTTTCTTCCTTAGAACAACCCAATCTGATTTTCATCAGATGGCTGCGATTGCAGATATTGTTGATTACTATGGCTGGAGACAGGTTGTAGCCATCTTCATAGATGATGATTTTGGAAGAAATGGTATATCTGCTTTGGATGATTCCTTAGCGGCTAAACGTtgtaagatctcttccaagatTGGTATTCCTCCTGGATCTGGATTGAATCGAAACAATGTTATGGATTTTCTAGTTCGAATTCAGTTATCGGAATCACGAATCATTGTAGTTCATGTTCATCCTAATATGGGTTTTTTGATATTCTCTGTTGCACATTATCTTCAAATGATGAATGATGGGTATGTTTGGATTGCTACTGATTGGCTTTCTTCGGTTCTTGATACCCTTTCGATTGTTACTCCTTCCGAGTCATATGATACGATGCAGGGTGTTCTTGTTTTACGTCAATATACTCCTGATTCGGATAGAAAGAAGGCTTTTTTATCGAGATGGAGCAATTTGACTGGCGGTTCTTTAGGGCTTAATTCTTATGGACTTTACGCTTATGATACGGTTTGGCTTGTGGCTCGTGCTGTTAACTTGTTTCTCAATAGGGGTGGCGTTATTTCGTTTAAGAAAGATCCTAATTTAAGGTTTGGAGGAGGAAATCTTGGTCTTAATGCTATGAGGGTTTTTAATGGAGGTTCTCTTTTGATGAATTGTATATTGGAGAGTAATTTTACTGGTTTATCGGGTCAGGTTGAGTTTGGACCGGATAGATCTCTTATTCGGCCTGCATTTGATGTTATTAACGTGATTGGAAACGGGGTTAGACGGGTGGGTTATTGGTCTTATCATTCAGGTTTATCAACTCAACCTCCTGAAATGATTTATACAAATGAGAACAATAATTCGAATTCAGAACATAAGCTTTTCAGTGTAATCTGGCCAGGACAAACCACGGAGAAACCTCGAGGATGGGTTTTTCCGAATAATGGTAAGTTACTGCGTATCGGAGTACCAAGGCGGGTAAGTTATCGAGAATTCGTGTCTCAAGTACACGGAACCGATAAATTTAAGGGATTTTGTATCGAGGTGTTTCAGGCAGCTCTGAATCTTTTGCCTTACCCGGTTCCTTATGAATTCATTCCTTTTGGAGATGGAAAGGAGAACCCGAGCTATCAAGAACTAGTGAATTTGGTGGCAACTGGT CATTTTGATGCTGCTGTTGGGGATATTGCAATTGTTACAAATAGGACGAAGATAGTGGATTTTACACAACCTTATGCTTCGTCTGGGCTGGTTGTGACTACATCGTTTAAGAAACTAAACTCGGGTGCTTGGGCGTTTCTTCAACCATTTTCTCCTTTAATGTGGGCTGTTACCGCTTCCTTCTTCCTTCTAATCGGTGTTGTCATTTGGATTCTCGAGCATAGGTTAAACGATGAGTTTCGAGGCACACCTACAGAACAATTTATCACTATTGTATG GTTTAGTCTATCGACTCTCTTCTTCGCTCATA GAGAGAGCACAGTGAGCACGCTTGGTCGGGCAGTGTTGCTTATTTGGCTTTTCGTTGTTCTTATAATAAACTCGAGTTATACTGCGGGTTTAACATCAATCCTCACGGTACAACACTTGAGTTCCCCGATTAAAGGAATTGAGGATTTGAAAAGAAGTAATGATCGAATTGGGTATCAAGTAGGCTCGTTTGCCCAACATTACTTGATCGATGAACTTGGTATACCAAAATCTAGGCTTATCGAACTTGGAAAACCCGAGGATTACGTGAGAGCATTGCAATTGGGTCCTAAAAAAGAAGGGGGTGTAATTGCTGTTGTCGACGAACGCCCTTACGTTGATCTTTTCTTATCGACTCACTGCAAGTTCAGAGTTGTCGGACATGAATTCACCAAAAGCGGTTGGGGCTTCGTAA GCATTTCCTCGAGAATCTACATTGGCTATTGA
- the LOC124912319 gene encoding serine/threonine-protein kinase BSK1-like → MGCCQSSLITNSSSDKDNHSKPSNVNPSAVDDTCGAPVFSEFSLADLKSATNNFSSDFIVSESGEKALNVVYKGRLQNRRCIAVKKFTKVAWPDPKQFADEAWGVGKLRHRRLANLIGYCCDADERLLVAEYMPNDTLAKHLFHWENQTLEWAMRLRVALYIAEALDYCRNENRPLYHDLNAYRVLLDENGDPRLSCFGLMKNSMDGKSYSTNLAYIPPEYLKNGRVTPESIMFSFGTVLLDLLSGRHIPPSHALDMIRGKNIVLLMDSHLEGNFSTDEATIVFDLASRCLQSDPTDRPSSTDIINTLAPLQNKSEVPSNVMLGIPVYEEPPPTPKQHPLSPMGDACSRMDLTAIHQILVMTHYKDDEGTNELSFQEWTQQMKDILEARKRGDLAFRDKDFKTAIDCYSQFIEVGTMVSPTVYGRRSLCYLLCDQPDEALRDAMQAQCVYPDWSTAFYMQSVALAKLDMHKDAADMLNDAAVLEEKKLKGGRK, encoded by the exons ATGGGTTGTTGTCAATCATCGCTTATTACAAATTCCTCATCAGACAAGGATAATCATTCCAAACCTTCAAACGTTAATCCATCCGCCGTCGATGACACATGCGGAGCTCCAGTCTTTTCCGAGTTCTCTCTAGCTGATCTTAAATCCGCCACCAACAACTTCAGCTCCGATTTCATCGTATCCGAGAGCGGAGAGAAAGCTCTGAATGTTGTCTACAAAGGCCGTCTACAGAATCGGAGGTGTATCGCTGTTAAGAAATTCACTAAAGTTGCCTGGCCTGATCCGAAGCAGTTTGCG GATGAAGCTTGGGGCGTTGGAAAGCTGAGGCATCGGAGGCTGGCTAATTTGATTGGATATTGCTGTGATGCTGATGAGAGACTACTTGTTGCTGAGTACATGCCGAATGACACTTTGGCTAAACATTTATTCCATT GGGAGAACCAAACACTTGAATGGGCTATGCGTTTGAGAGTTGCTCTTTACATTGCTGAAGCATTAGATTATTGTAGAAATGAAAATCGTCCTCTTTACCATGACTTGAATGCTTACAGGGTTCTTCTCGATgag AATGGTGATCCTCGGCTTTCATGTTTTGGATTAATGAAGAACAGCATGGATGGGAAAAGTTATAGCACGAATTTGGCATATATTCCACCTGAGTATTTGAAAAATG GTAGGGTCACTCCAGAAAGCATTATGTTCAGCTTTGGGACAGTCCTTTTGGATCTTCTTAGTGGGAGGCACATTCCACCCAGTCAT GCTCTCGATATGATACGTGGTAAGAACATTGTCTTATTGATGGACTCACACTTGGAGGGAAACTTTTCAACAGATGAGGCTACTATAGTTTTTGATCTAGCATCAAGATGCTTACAATCTGATCCTACAGATAGGCCAAGCAGCACAGATATTATTAATACACTTGCCCCATTGCAGAATAAATCTGAA GTTCCATCTAATGTGATGCTGGGTATTCCCGTGTACGAAGAACCGCCTCCAACTCCTAAACAACACCCCCTTTCTCCGATGGGCGATGCTTGTTCGAGAATGGACCTTACAGCCATTCATCAAATTCTTGTGATGACTCATTATAAAGATGATGAAGGAACTAATGAA CTATCATTTCAAGAGTGGACACAACAAATGAAGGATATTCTGGAGGCAAGGAAACGTGGTGACTTGGCATTTCGCGACAAGGACTTTAAGACTGCGATCGATTGTTATTCTCAG TTTATTGAAGTGGGTACTATGGTTTCACCAACTGTATATGGAAGGAGGAGTCTTTGCTATCTTTTATGCGATCAACCAGATGAGGCATTACGAGATGCAATGCAAGCACAATGTGTGTATCCAGATTGGTCAACAGCGTTTTATATGCAATCTGTGGCTTTGGCGAAACTTGATATGCATAAAGATGCAGCTGACATGTTGAATGATGCTGCTGTTCTAGAGGAGAAGAAACTGAAGGGGGGTCGTAAGTAA
- the LOC124912453 gene encoding L-ascorbate oxidase homolog produces MPLNSVAFFIILAVVGAGDFTLLVKADSPYRFFNWNVTYGDIYPLGVRQQGILINGQFPGPDIESVTNDNLIINVFNSLDEPFLISWNGIQNRKNSYEDGVYGTTCPIPPGKNFTYILQVKDQIGSFYYFPSLSFHKAAGGFGAIRILSRPLIPVPFPDPAGDYTVLIGDWYQANHTKLRSILDGGRKLPFPDAILINGRGPNATSFNVQQGKTYRLRISNVGLQNSLNIRIQGHKMKLVEVEGTHTLQTTYSSLDVHVGQSYSVLVTADQPPKDYYIVVSSRFTSQVLKTTSFLRYSNSGGLASGPLPGGPTIEIDWSLNQARTIRTNLTASGPRPNPQGSYHYGMINTTKTIRLASSAGQVNGKQRYAVNSVSYVAPDTPMKVADFFKISGVFRVGSISYNPTGGGIYLDTSVMGVDYRAFVEIVFENSEDIVQSWHLSGYSFFVVGMDGGTWSSASRDNYNLHDAIARCTVQVYPKSWTAIYVALDNVGMWNVRSEFWGRQYLGQQFYLRVYTTSTSLRDEYPIPKNALLCGRASGRQTRPL; encoded by the exons ATGCCGCTAAATTCAGTAGCTTTCTTCATCATTCTCGCCGTCGTCGGCGCCGGCGATTTCACGCTACTTGTTAAAGCAGATAGTCCGTACAGATTCTTCAACTGGAATGTTACTTATGGAGACATTTATCCACTCGGTGTTCGTCAACAG GGAATTCTGATCAATGGCCAATTTCCAGGGCCGGACATTGAATCAGTGACGAATGATAATCTGATAATCAACGTTTTCAATAGTTTGGACGAACCTTTCCTCATTTCCTg GAACGGTATacaaaacagaaaaaattcatATGAAGATGGTGTTTATGGTACAACATGTCCTATACCACCTGGAAAAAACTTCACATACATTCTACAAGTTAAGGATCAGATTGGAAGCTTCTATTATTTCCCTTCTTTGTCGTTTCACAAAGCTGCCGGAGGCTTCGGAGCCATCAGAATCCTCAGTCGCCCTCTTATTCCGGTCCCTTTTCCCGACCCTGCCGGGGATTATACTGTCCTTATCGGAGATTGGTATCAAGCTAATCACACA AAATTGAGAAGTATTCTAGATGGAGGAAGAAAATTACCCTTTCCTGATGCCATCCTTATCAATGGGCGTGGACCAAATGCTACATCCTTCAATGTTCAACAAG gaAAAACATACAGGCTGAGAATCTCAAACGTTGGACTACAAAATTCACTAAACATCCGAATTCAAGGCCACAAGATGAAACTAGTCGAAGTGGAAGGAACCCACACTCTCCAAACCACTTATTCGTCGCTAGATGTTCATGTCGGACAATCCTATTCAGTTCTAGTAACTGCTGATCAACCTCCAAAAGACTATTACATTGTAGTCTCCTCTAGATTTACTTCCCAGGTCCTCAAAACCACCTCATTCCTACGTTATAGTAATTCGGGGGGCCTCGCTTCGGGCCCGTTACCCGGAGGGCCGACTATTGAAATTGATTGGTCACTTAACCAAGCACGTACGATTAGAACCAATCTTACTGCCAGTGGGCCTAGGCCTAATCCACAAGGGTCGTACCATTATGGAATGATTAATACTACCAAGACTATAAGGTTGGCAAGCTCGGCTGGTCAAGTTAATGGGAAACAGAGATATGCGGTTAATAGTGTGTCTTATGTTGCACCCGATACGCCTATGAAAGTGGCTGATTTTTTTAAGATTAGTGGGGTTTTTCGAGTTGGAAGCATATCGTATAACCCAACTGGTGGAGGGATTTATCTTGACACGTCGGTTATGGGCGTTGATTATAGAGCGTTTGTGGAAATTGTATTCGAAAACTCCGAGGATATTGTGCAAAGTTGGCATCTTTCCGGTTACTCTTTCTTCGTAGTAGG GATGGATGGAGGGACGTGGTCATCGGCTAGTCGAGACAATTACAATCTTCATGATGCAATTGCCCGATGTACGGTTCAGGTATATCCTAAATCATGGACGGCCATTTACGTGGCACTTGACAATGTTGGAATGTGGAACGTGAGATCCGAGTTTTGGGGAAGACAATACCTCGGACAACAATTTTATCTGCGTGTTTACACTACATCGACTTCCCTAAGGGACGAGTATCCGATTCCAAAGAATGCGCTTCTTTGTGGAAGGGCTAGTGGGAGGCAGACAAGACCACTTTAA
- the LOC124912741 gene encoding peroxidase 64 encodes MSSRNNLVLVLSFILWTLQISSPPMCLALSVNYYDHTCPTVDFVISNVVKKAMANDNTVPAALLRMHFHDCFIRGCDGSVLLNSTSKNQAEKDGPANISLHAFYVIDLAKKAIEAICPGVVSCADVLALAARDAVHLSGGPNWNVPKGRKDGRISKAVDTRQLPAPTANISQLQQSFSQRGLSMDDLVALSGGHTLGFAHCSSFQNRIHNFNRHPNGVDPSMEPTFAASLTSVCPAHNKVKNAGSTLDPTSTAFDNAYYKALVQGKSIFTSDRALLTNTRTKGLVAKFASSQGEFEKAFVESMIKMSSISGGGQEVRLDCRVVN; translated from the exons ATGTCGTCAAGAAACAATCTCGTACTAGTTCTATCATTCATTCTATGGACACTACAAATCTCTTCTCCTCCTATGTGTCTCGCTCTGAGTGTAAATTATTACGACCATACATGTCCTACAGTCGATTTTGTCATCTCAAACGTTGTCAAGAAAGCAATGGCGAACGATAACACTGTCCCCGCAGCATTACTTCGCATGCACTTCCACGATTGCTTTATTAGG gGTTGTGATGGTTCGGTATTGCTGAATTCAACTAGCAAGAACCAAGCCGAGAAGGATGGACCAGCAAACATATCGTTGCATGCGTTTTATGTCATTGACTTGGCTAAGAAGGCAATTGAAGCTATATGTCCCGGAGTCGTGTCGTGTGCCGATGTTCTTGCTTTAGCAGCTAGGGATGCTGTTCATCTA TCTGGGGGTCCAAATTGGAATGTTCCAAAAGGAAGGAAAGATGGAAGAATATCAAAAGCAGTTGATACAAGGCAACTGCCAGCTCCAACTGCCAATATTTCCCAATTGCAACAAAGCTTTTCCCAAAGAGGACTTTCCATGGATGATCTTGTGGCTTTATCAG GAGGGCATACACTAGGGTTTGCCCATTGTTCATCATTCCAAAACAGGATTCATAACTTCAATAGACATCCAAATGGGGTTGACCCATCGATGGAGCCTACATTTGCTGCTAGTTTGACTAGTGTGTGTCCGGCTCACAATAAGGTTAAGAATGCCGGTTCGACGCTGGACCCCACATCGACCGCATTCGACAATGCTTACTACAAGGCACTTGTCCAAGGGAAAAGCATCTTCACATCGGACCGAGCGTTGCTTACAAACACTCGGACTAAGGGTCTTGTCGCGAAATTTGCGTCGTCTCAAGGGGAGTTTGAGAAGGCTTTCGTTGAATCGATGATCAAGATGAGTAGTATTAGTGGTGGGGGACAAGAAGTGAGGCTTGATTGTAGAGTGGTTAATTAG